One stretch of Armigeres subalbatus isolate Guangzhou_Male chromosome 2, GZ_Asu_2, whole genome shotgun sequence DNA includes these proteins:
- the LOC134214564 gene encoding zinc finger protein 761-like yields the protein MNSLTNSKTVFIICRLCLTVRKRSERIFDGDNKLLPQWIEELTSLKITFTPNAPASLCLECKSNLEDFATFREMCISNDRLFYETFITKAVPDVDNVEDQGAELIVPDVPDVGATNKVASHIVSVQKEMANQVGHNNDSMNLNDVGKADLQVQANKKTIAVRERQKRKFCKICKKKVSQLHLKLHQIDGTFKCSECPKIFARYIAAYTHYMKVHSKSATYKCKLCQKAFIYPQCLQTHILSHVENNTFSCSQCNEQFTHAYLLKRHHQVEHTIRTYLCNICPATFDHPSKLRTHVNKKHCTVSTALKNVKRTKLSGSYACDQCDATFALSSSVVRHKRDAHHDEHYCTHCELEFSSEEQLAIHKQSEEHLQRSNSFVIAEDSNSENNTETEPISSTQRLDSDRTQDEQTVAVGEIKIEIPEIRGVTAPIDFVNSPTDTSNVQKLQKRIKINSKGGKSIVKQEDEDGRSLKFCSFCATETTPMHVLAHQGEHVFRCNRCTASCDSYDNLMKHLRSHKKTDKFVCQLCRSSFKLRKHFVKHQLMHTKLSNAVTNAYPCTKCEKQFANCQSLKLHTKRVHKEVFVCDVCGEKFRRRSKLAAHLKLVKVHDPKCRKCRLIFPTKEQLEIHTRFMHPELVDSSVEQQPNKQSPIEEFTEKKLNIHSV from the exons ATGAATTCGTTAACCAACAGTAAAACAGTTTTCATTATTTGTCGACTATGCTTGACCGTACGAAAAAGGAGTGAGCGTATCTTTGATGGCGACAACAAATTGCTTCCCCAATGGATCGAAGAGCTCACAAGTTTGAAG ATAACCTTCACCCCAAATGCACCAGCATCGTTGTGTTTGGAGTGTAAATCCAATCTGGAAGATTTCGCAACATTCCGAGAAATGTGCATCAGCAACGATCGATTATTCTACGAAACTTTTATCACAAAAGCCGTACCGGATGTAGACAATGTAGAAGACCAAGGAGCTGAATTGATCGTACCAGATGTTCCTGATGTAGGTGCTACCAATAAGGTAGCTAGCCATATTGTTTCAGTACAGAAAGAAATGGCAAATCAAGTTGGGCACAACAATGATTCAATGAATCTGAATGATGTTGGTAAAGCTGATTTACAAGTCCAGGCCAATAAGAAAACCATTGCTGTTCGAGAAAGACAAAAGCGCAAGTTTTGcaagatttgcaaaaaaaaagtctctcaaCTACATCTTAAGCTTCACCAGATAGATGGAACATTCAAGTGCTCGGAATGCCCAAAAATATTTGCTCGATATATTGCAGCCTACACTCATtatatgaaagttcattcaaaatCGGCAACCTATAAATGTAAGCTGTGTCAGAAGGCGTTCATTTATCCTCAGTGTTTGCAGACACATATACTTTCTCACGTCGAGAATAACACGTTTTCCTGTTCGCAATGCAATGAACAGTTCACTCATGCTTATCTTTTGAAGCGTCATCATCAAGTTGAACATACTATACGGACGTACCTATGCAATATATGCCCTGCTACATTTGACCACCCCAGTAAACTACGAACTCATGTGAATAAAAAGCATTGCACTGTCAGCACAGCTTTGAAAAATGTCAAGCGAACAAAACTCTCGGGATCTTATGCATGTGACCAATGTGATGCTACCTTTGCACTTAGCTCGAGTGTAGTGCGCCACAAAAGGGATGCCCACCACGATGAACATTATTGTACGCACTGTGAGTTGGAATTCAGCTCGGAGGAACAGTTAGCGATTCACAAACAGTCGGAAGAACATCTGCAGCGATCAAATAGTTTTGTTATAGCTGAGGATTCGAATTCAGAAAATAATACAGAAACGGAACCGATATCTTCAACACAGCGATTGGACTCTGATCGAACTCAAGATGAACAAACAGTAGCTGTTGGGGAAATTAAAATCGAAATACCAGAAATCAGAGGAGTAACAGCTCCCATCGATTTTGTTAACAGCCCAACAGATACATCAAACGTACAGAAACtacaaaaaagaataaagattaACAGCAAAGGAGGAAAAAGCATCGTAAAGCAAGAGGACGAAGATGGACGTTCACTAAAGTTCTGCTCATTTTGTGCCACTGAAACCACTCCAATGCACGTCCTAGCGCACCAGGGAGAGCACGTCTTCAGGTGCAACCGGTGCACGGCTTCATGCGACAGTTACGATAACCTTATGAAGCACTTGAGGTCCCACAAGAAGACAGATAAATTTGTTTGCCAATTGTGCAGGTCGTCTTTCAAACTACGCAAACATTTTGTGAAGCACCAACTGATGCACACGAAGTTGTCGAATGCAGTGACCAACGCATATCCCTGTACGAAATGTGAAAAGCAGTTTGCAAATTGTCAATCACTTAAATTACACACGAAGAGAGTCCACAAGGAAGTGTTTGTTTGTGATGTTTGCGGGGAAAAGTTCCGAAGACGTTCCAAGTTGGCAGCTCACTTGAAACTTGTTAAGGTTCATGATCCTAAATGTAGAAAATGTCGCCTGATTTTCCCCACGAAAGAACAGCTTGAGATTCATACCAGATTTATGCACCCAGAGCTAGTTGATAGTTCTGTGGAACAGCAACCGAATAAACAAAGCCCAATTGAGGAATTCACCGAAAAGAAACTAAATATTCATAGTGTTTAA